In Polaribacter pacificus, the genomic window GTTGCTTTTAACTCTTATGTAAACACAGAGAAAAACAACGCTTATAATAAAGTGGTTCAAGAGTTTATGGCTGACTTTGCTAAAGAGCAAGGTTTTACAATTATGTCAAGAGCTGAGGCTAGAAAATTACCTCAAGAAGAGCAACAATCGTATTATGAGAAATACATGAAGATTAGAACTCAGGCTCAAGCAAAAATGGCTGAAAACCCTGACAAGTTTGACCCTGTAAATGTTGCTGACTTTGTAGATCATATTGATTATATGGTTAAGAAGATCGGTATTGACCATGTTGGAATCAGTTCTGATTTTGATGGTGGTGGTGGTGTAGAAGGATGGAATGATGCTTCTGAAACCTTAAATGTTACTATAGAATTGGTAAAGAGAGGCTATACTGAAGCTGAAATTGAAAAACTTTGGAGTGGAAACTTATTAAGAGTTTTAGATGAAGTAGAGGCAATCGCTAAAAAAATACAAAATGGTGAAGCGGTCTAAACGCTTTTTACAACTAAAAAACCGTATCAATTGATACGGTTTTTTTTATGAAAAGATTTAAAAACTTAGCGCTTTTTTACACCCAGAATCCCTAATAAACCTCGGGTTACCTCTCTAAGAATGGTTCTACCTAATTGCCTAACCATGGTGTTTTTAGACAAACTCTCAAGAGTAGAATCTTCTTCTTTGGTTCTAGTTCGTTTGCTCTTTTTCTGTACCTCTCTTAATTTTTCTTGATTTTCTTCTCGCTGAGCGATTTCTATCTTCTCTGATAGCATTTCATAGGCACTTTCTCTGTTGATGGTCTCATTATAGACACGAACCAAATCAGAATTGCTTACCAGCGTTTTAATTTCTTTGGCGGTTAATACATCCATTCTAGATACTGGCGCTCTTAATAAGGTGTGTGCCAAAGGAGTTGGTCTCCCTTTTTCATCTAAGGCTGTAACCAGGGCTTCTCCTATTCCCATAGAGGTAAGGACCACATCAGTTTTATAAAACTCCGAAATAGGATAATTCTCAGCAGTTTTTCTAATATTTCTTCTATCCTTGGCAGTAAATGCACGCAAAGCATGCTGTACTTTTAATCCCAATTGACTTAAAATTTCTTCGGGAACATCTGTAGGGTTTTGTGTCACAAAAAACAAACCAACTCCTTTTGATCGAATAAGTTTTACCATGGTTTCTATTTGATCTAACAATACACGCGAGGCATGATCAAAAATTAAATGAGCTTCATCAATAAAAATTGCCAATTTAGGGACATCAGCATCGCCCTCTTCTGGTAAATCGTGATAGACTTCAGAGAGTAGACTTAACATAAATGTTGAAAACAACTTAGGCTTGTCTTGAATATCATTTAAACGAATAATAGAAGCAACACCTCGACCCTCTTTTTTACGAAGCAGGTCTTTAATCTCAAAAGACTTTTCTCCAAAAAACAAATCTGCTCGCTGCTGTTCCAATTCTATAACATTGCGCAATATTTTGTTTACAGAAGCACTAGAAACACTCCCGTATTCTTTCTTAATCTCTTCTTTACCCTCACCGATTAAATACTGAAGTATCTTTTTTAAATCTTCCAAATCTAAAAGTGGCAACTTATGATCGTCACAATATTTAAAGAGCAGTGATACGATACCAGATTGGGTATCATTTAGCATCAAAATTTTAGAGAGTAAAACAGGACCAAATTCAGAGACTGTAGCACGCAATCGAACGCCATCACCATTTGAAATGGTCATCAACT contains:
- a CDS encoding helicase HerA-like domain-containing protein translates to MSKLSFSEHIQSGYTFKKDFITLGTAMLEGEGITGAHVKIPLKTLNRHGLIAGATGTGKTKTLQLIVEQLSLKGIPSLMMDIKGDLSGLAMPGSLNDHITWRHNTIGLAYEPTAIPVELMTISNGDGVRLRATVSEFGPVLLSKILMLNDTQSGIVSLLFKYCDDHKLPLLDLEDLKKILQYLIGEGKEEIKKEYGSVSSASVNKILRNVIELEQQRADLFFGEKSFEIKDLLRKKEGRGVASIIRLNDIQDKPKLFSTFMLSLLSEVYHDLPEEGDADVPKLAIFIDEAHLIFDHASRVLLDQIETMVKLIRSKGVGLFFVTQNPTDVPEEILSQLGLKVQHALRAFTAKDRRNIRKTAENYPISEFYKTDVVLTSMGIGEALVTALDEKGRPTPLAHTLLRAPVSRMDVLTAKEIKTLVSNSDLVRVYNETINRESAYEMLSEKIEIAQREENQEKLREVQKKSKRTRTKEEDSTLESLSKNTMVRQLGRTILREVTRGLLGILGVKKR